From one Streptomyces sp. CA-210063 genomic stretch:
- a CDS encoding acyltransferase family protein, translating into MSTLTQDSTPQTPSVPSAPVRDRYFDLLRALALFRVVLYHLTGWAWLPLLFPSMGVMFALAGNLMARSLKRPAVDVVRGRLRRLLPPVWLLGIVGVTGMVAQGWGPDADGHPLWWWFHLTFWILPISDPPYAEGLPAVHGLIGADWAVELAGPLWYVRAYLWYVVLSPLLLRALRAVPVVTVLAPIALAGVFQLGLLDLPGERFDSGLTDFSTFGACWLLGMAHQEGILKRLPRYIVPSVAPAIALAGLWYALNHDFGDGNDLDSMPFAQSLWSFATVALLLHISPSWSEWPPRLRRWDGAITLLNSRAVTIYLWHNTCILIAATQWDRLWSVVFLERHVPWLLESVWPVLVVTWLLIACCVVAFGWAEDLAARRRPRLWPNGANRGRAGGRS; encoded by the coding sequence ATGAGCACGCTCACCCAGGACTCCACCCCGCAGACCCCGTCGGTGCCGTCCGCGCCCGTCCGGGACCGCTACTTCGACCTCCTCCGGGCCCTCGCGCTCTTCCGTGTGGTGCTCTACCACCTCACCGGCTGGGCCTGGCTGCCGCTGCTCTTCCCCTCCATGGGCGTGATGTTCGCACTCGCCGGCAACCTCATGGCGCGCTCGCTGAAGCGCCCGGCGGTGGACGTCGTCCGGGGCCGGCTCCGCCGGCTGCTGCCGCCGGTGTGGCTGCTGGGGATCGTGGGCGTGACGGGGATGGTGGCCCAGGGCTGGGGGCCGGACGCGGACGGGCATCCCCTCTGGTGGTGGTTCCACCTCACGTTCTGGATCCTCCCGATCAGCGATCCGCCGTACGCCGAGGGCCTGCCCGCAGTGCACGGCCTCATCGGCGCCGACTGGGCCGTGGAACTGGCCGGACCGCTCTGGTACGTCCGCGCCTACCTCTGGTACGTCGTCCTCTCCCCGCTGCTGCTCCGCGCGTTGCGGGCGGTGCCGGTGGTGACGGTCCTGGCGCCGATCGCGCTGGCCGGGGTGTTCCAGCTGGGCCTCCTGGACCTGCCGGGCGAGCGGTTCGACTCGGGGCTGACGGACTTCAGCACCTTCGGCGCCTGCTGGCTCCTCGGCATGGCCCACCAGGAGGGCATCCTCAAGCGCCTCCCGCGCTACATCGTCCCGTCGGTGGCCCCGGCGATCGCCCTGGCCGGCCTCTGGTACGCCCTGAACCACGACTTCGGCGACGGCAACGACCTGGACAGCATGCCGTTCGCCCAGTCCCTGTGGTCCTTCGCCACGGTGGCGCTGCTGCTGCACATCAGCCCGTCGTGGTCCGAGTGGCCGCCCCGGCTGCGCCGCTGGGACGGGGCGATCACCCTGCTCAACTCCCGTGCGGTGACGATCTATCTCTGGCACAACACCTGCATCCTGATCGCCGCGACCCAGTGGGACCGGCTGTGGAGCGTGGTGTTCCTCGAACGACACGTCCCGTGGCTGCTGGAGAGCGTCTGGCCGGTACTCGTCGTGACCTGGCTGCTGATCGCCTGCTGTGTCGTCGCGTTCGGCTGGGCGGAGGATCTGGCGGCCCGGCGGAGGCCGAGGTTGTGGCCGAACGGTGCGAATCGTGGGAGGGCCGGGGGAAGGTCCTGA
- a CDS encoding DUF397 domain-containing protein, whose product MPDNQWQKSSYSPDGSNCVYLAAHPSEGVIHLRESDTPTTILTTTPAPLRSLIQTLKGAKAK is encoded by the coding sequence GTGCCCGACAACCAGTGGCAGAAGTCCAGCTACAGCCCCGACGGCTCCAACTGCGTCTACCTCGCCGCCCACCCCTCCGAAGGCGTCATCCACCTCCGCGAAAGCGACACCCCCACCACCATCCTCACCACCACCCCAGCCCCCCTCCGCTCCCTCATACAGACCCTCAAGGGAGCGAAGGCGAAGTAG
- a CDS encoding peptidoglycan-binding protein has translation MATPLSAAAFEAALRAEGVTLKEHANWSTHNRNAIGAWGPAQGVMLHHTAGRDSVSLCRTGMADLPGPLCVAVIAKDGTVHLVGYGRTNHAGRGSTAAYNAVRNGTTLPSRPGADAVDGNAHFYGFEIENLGNGRDPYPDAQLAAVEKVAAAVCRAHGWAASRVIGHKEWTTRKIDPTFSMAAMRTRIAKRLTRTVSGGGTSTTVYEPFPGAAFFATGRRSAVITAMGRRLVAEGCGRYEVGPGPSWTAADRRSYAAWQHKLGYSGTDADGIPGRVSWDKLRVPRT, from the coding sequence ATGGCCACACCCCTCTCCGCCGCCGCGTTCGAGGCGGCACTCCGCGCCGAAGGCGTCACGCTCAAGGAGCACGCCAACTGGTCCACCCACAACCGCAACGCCATCGGCGCCTGGGGCCCGGCCCAGGGCGTGATGCTGCACCACACGGCGGGCCGCGACAGCGTCTCCCTGTGCCGCACGGGCATGGCCGACCTCCCCGGCCCCCTCTGCGTCGCGGTGATCGCGAAGGACGGCACGGTCCACCTGGTCGGCTACGGCCGCACCAACCACGCCGGCCGGGGCTCGACGGCCGCCTACAACGCCGTACGCAACGGCACGACGCTCCCGTCCCGGCCGGGCGCGGACGCGGTCGACGGCAACGCCCACTTCTACGGCTTCGAGATCGAGAACCTCGGCAACGGCCGCGACCCGTACCCGGACGCCCAGCTGGCGGCCGTGGAGAAGGTCGCGGCGGCGGTGTGCCGGGCGCACGGCTGGGCCGCGTCCCGGGTCATCGGCCACAAGGAGTGGACGACCCGCAAGATCGACCCGACGTTCTCGATGGCGGCGATGCGGACGCGGATCGCGAAGCGCCTGACCAGGACGGTGAGCGGAGGCGGCACGTCGACCACCGTGTACGAGCCCTTCCCGGGCGCCGCGTTCTTCGCCACCGGCCGCCGCAGCGCGGTCATCACGGCCATGGGCAGACGCCTGGTGGCGGAAGGCTGCGGCCGCTACGAGGTGGGCCCCGGCCCGTCCTGGACCGCCGCCGACCGCCGCTCGTACGCCGCCTGGCAGCACAAGCTCGGCTACTCGGGCACCGACGCGGACGGCATCCCGGGCCGCGTGAGCTGGGACAAGCTGCGCGTCCCCCGTACCTGA